A portion of the Oreochromis niloticus isolate F11D_XX linkage group LG10, O_niloticus_UMD_NMBU, whole genome shotgun sequence genome contains these proteins:
- the neu3a gene encoding sialidase-4-like isoform X1 — protein sequence MGNTSSKGDSGEEPPKTTLFEREPSGITYRIPALVYLRHCHTFLAFAEKRSSPCDNDAKIFVMRRGTLKEDGSMQWSSSQELSSVCLPNHRTMNPCPVYEKNTKTLFLFFICVWGTTTEAKQILTGKNKTRLCYVSSRDDGQTWSQVTDLTESVIGEAIHKWATFAVGPGHGVQLENGRLIIPAYAYYIPYRCCSFPIPCTVYPRALSVYSEDFGQTWHIGKMLRKKSCECEMAEIIDHEGRSHLYCNARNAGGHRCEALSENSGVYFDKPHMAPELVETRYGCQGSIIGFPAPEFVPNDDAESKACGTSLLSPDTQTWLLFMHPTSKSRRRDMGVYLNRSPLHSSGWDRPRIIHRGPSGYSDLAYNGDKDQFSCLMECGKESELEQIAFVSFSLNDVMQTGGRKEKR from the exons ATGGGAAACACGTCGTCGAAGGGAGACAGCGGAGAAGAACCTCCTAAAACAACTTTATTTGAAAGGGAGCCAAGTGGGATAACATACAGAATCCCTGCTCTCGTCTATCTGAGGCACTGTCACACCTTCCTCGCCTTTGCAGAGAAAAGATCCTCACCCTGTGACAATGACGCCAAAATTTTCGTTATGAGGAGAGGCACCCTGAAAGAGGATGGATCCATGCAG tggtcATCCAGTCAGGAGCTGTCCTCGGTGTGCCTGCCAAACCACCGCACCATGAATCCTTGCCCGGTGTatgaaaaaaacaccaaaacgctctttttgtttttcatctgtgtgtGGGGCACAACCACGGAAGCGAAGCAGATCCTAACAGGTAAGAACAAGACTCGCCTTTGCTACGTCAGCAGCCGAGACGACGGCCAGACTTGGAGCCAAGTCACAGACTTAACTGAGAGTGTGATCGGCGAGGCCATCCACAAGTGGGCCACGTTCGCCGTGGGCCCCGGCCACGGTGTTCAGCTTGAGAACGGCCGACTGATCATCCCTGCGTACGCCTACTACATTCCTTACAGATGCTGTTCCTTCCCCATCCCTTGCACAGTCTACCCACGTGCACTGTCAGTATATAGCGAGGACTTTGGACAGACGTGGCACATAGGTAAGATGCTGCGGAAGAAGTCGTGCGAATGTGAAATGGCCGAGATCATAGACCACGAGGGCAGGAGCCACCTCTACTGCAATGCTCGTAATGCCGGGGGCCACAGGTGTGAGGCTCTCAGTGAAAACAGCGGCGTCTACTTCGACAAGCCCCACATGGCTCCGGAGCTCGTCGAAACGCGCTACGGATGTCAGGGAAGCATCATCGGCTTTCCCGCTCCGGAATTTGTCCCAAACGACGACGCGGAAAGCAAAGCCTGCGGCACGTCGCTCCTGTCACCAGACACGCAAACCTGGCTCCTCTTCATGCACCCGACGAGCAAGTCCAGAAGAAGGGACATGGGTGTGTATTTGAACCGATCCCCCCTGCACTCATCTGGATGGGACAGACCCAGGATCATCCACAGGGGGCCCAGCGGCTACTCGGACCTGGCTTACAACGGGGACAAGGATCAGTTTTCGTGCCTGATGGAGTGCGGGAAAGAGAGTGAACTCGAGCAGATTGCCTTCGTGTCGTTCTCCCTTAATGATGTCATGCAGACAGGCGGCAGGAAAGAAAAGCGTTGA